The proteins below come from a single Microbacterium sp. SLBN-154 genomic window:
- a CDS encoding inorganic phosphate transporter — protein METAALIIVLVIVLALFFDFTNGFHDTANAMATPIATGALKPKVAVLLAAVLNLVGAFLSTEVAKTISGGMIREDELSAAIFPAIIFAGLIGAISWNMLTWLLGLPSSSSHALFGGLIGATIVGAGFAAIDLGVVMSKVILPALIAPVTAGLIAFATTKIAYAVTRRHDGRPDGRDGFRWGQIFTSSLVALAHGTNDAQKTMGVITLALITVGWQSSSNPDPQLWVIVACAVTIALGTYMGGWRIIRTLGKGLTDVKPAQGFAAESSTASTILASSALGFALSTTQVASGSVIGSGLGRRGSIVRWRTVGRIMVGWLLTLPAAGAVGAAAAYVVVLLGTWGILIDAVAAGLVVLAIYLRSRRNAVTAANAMSEVADSGAAIKVPRNPPPTRRQRALGREQEQRASADAERERTGTKGERS, from the coding sequence GTGGAGACCGCAGCCCTGATCATCGTGCTCGTCATCGTGCTGGCACTGTTCTTCGACTTCACGAACGGGTTCCACGACACGGCCAACGCCATGGCGACGCCGATCGCGACCGGCGCGCTCAAGCCCAAGGTCGCCGTCCTGCTCGCGGCGGTGCTGAACCTGGTCGGGGCCTTCCTTTCGACGGAGGTGGCCAAGACGATCTCGGGGGGCATGATCCGGGAGGACGAGCTCTCCGCGGCGATCTTCCCCGCCATCATCTTCGCGGGACTCATCGGCGCCATCTCCTGGAACATGCTCACCTGGCTCCTGGGATTGCCCTCCAGCTCCTCGCACGCCCTCTTCGGCGGGCTGATCGGTGCCACGATCGTGGGTGCCGGGTTCGCGGCGATCGACCTCGGCGTCGTGATGTCGAAGGTGATCCTGCCGGCGCTGATCGCGCCCGTCACCGCAGGGCTGATCGCCTTCGCCACCACGAAGATCGCCTACGCCGTCACGCGGCGACACGACGGCAGGCCCGACGGCCGTGACGGGTTCCGATGGGGACAGATCTTCACGTCGTCTCTCGTCGCGCTCGCGCACGGCACGAACGACGCGCAGAAGACGATGGGCGTCATCACCCTGGCCCTCATCACCGTGGGATGGCAGTCCAGCTCGAATCCCGACCCGCAGCTCTGGGTGATCGTCGCCTGCGCCGTCACGATCGCGCTGGGGACCTATATGGGCGGGTGGCGCATCATCCGCACCCTCGGCAAGGGGCTCACCGACGTCAAACCCGCGCAGGGATTCGCCGCGGAGTCGTCCACGGCCTCCACGATCCTCGCATCCAGCGCCCTCGGATTCGCACTGTCGACCACGCAGGTCGCGTCGGGCTCGGTGATCGGCTCGGGTCTCGGCCGGCGGGGATCCATCGTGCGCTGGCGCACGGTCGGGCGGATCATGGTCGGCTGGCTCCTCACCCTTCCTGCCGCGGGTGCCGTGGGCGCCGCCGCGGCGTACGTGGTGGTGCTCTTGGGGACGTGGGGGATTCTGATCGACGCGGTCGCCGCCGGCCTGGTGGTGCTGGCGATCTATCTGCGTTCGCGTCGCAACGCGGTCACCGCGGCGAACGCGATGAGCGAGGTCGCCGACTCGGGTGCGGCGATCAAGGTCCCGCGCAACCCGCCGCCCACTCGTCGGCAACGTGCCCTCGGCCGCGAACAGGAACAGCGTGCGTCGGCGGATGCCGAGCGCGAGCGTACCGGGACGAAGGGAGAGCGGTCGTGA
- a CDS encoding peptidase has product MISIDWFAFVQVFLAALIAAATVVLFYALGLRLLVRSGRSPVVTPAEFTDAITVISAKEARRAAKAAEKAARKSPLTERQKQVAYVGAYGCFAVCAAAVIGGILLIVVNH; this is encoded by the coding sequence GTGATCTCGATCGACTGGTTCGCCTTCGTCCAGGTCTTCCTGGCGGCGTTGATCGCGGCGGCGACGGTGGTGCTGTTCTACGCCCTCGGGCTCCGACTCCTCGTCCGCAGCGGGCGTTCCCCCGTCGTGACGCCGGCCGAGTTCACCGACGCGATCACGGTGATCTCTGCGAAAGAGGCGCGCCGGGCGGCGAAGGCCGCAGAGAAGGCCGCCCGCAAGAGCCCCCTGACGGAGCGCCAGAAGCAGGTGGCGTACGTCGGGGCGTACGGGTGCTTCGCCGTCTGCGCCGCCGCGGTGATCGGCGGCATCCTGCTCATCGTCGTCAACCACTGA
- a CDS encoding phosphodiesterase, with protein sequence MDAASLRFGQYPPPERTLLHLSDTHLLAGGALHGPGIDTEEHLAVTLRLIERMRPRPDALVVTGDLTDLGEPDAYRRLRELVEPVAATLGAPIVWVAGNHDERPAMRRHLLDEPPSEAPLDRVWDLDGLRVIGIDTTVPGWHHGDLDDAQLAWLSDVLAEAAPLGTILAMHHPPIPSPLPLFDILELRDQGRLAGVVEGTDVRAILAGHLHYSTSATFAGIPVSVASSTCYGMNLGLPALEVNGFDAGQSFHVVRVYPTTITHDVVPVVDAPTGDYFTPEWAERMARLSPQERLEAFSRKRR encoded by the coding sequence ATGGACGCGGCATCCCTCCGATTCGGACAGTACCCTCCGCCCGAACGCACGCTCCTGCACCTGAGCGACACCCACCTGCTGGCCGGGGGAGCCCTGCACGGCCCGGGGATCGACACAGAGGAGCATCTGGCGGTGACGCTCCGGCTGATCGAGCGGATGCGCCCGCGACCAGACGCCCTCGTCGTCACCGGCGACCTGACCGACCTCGGGGAGCCGGATGCATACCGTCGCCTCCGGGAGCTGGTCGAGCCGGTCGCCGCGACCCTGGGCGCCCCCATCGTCTGGGTGGCCGGAAATCACGACGAACGGCCGGCGATGCGCCGGCACCTGCTCGACGAGCCGCCCAGTGAGGCGCCCCTCGACCGGGTGTGGGACCTCGACGGCCTCCGCGTCATCGGAATCGACACCACGGTGCCCGGCTGGCACCACGGCGACCTGGACGATGCGCAGCTGGCCTGGTTGTCCGACGTACTCGCCGAGGCGGCGCCTCTCGGCACCATCCTCGCCATGCATCATCCCCCGATCCCGTCGCCGCTCCCGCTCTTCGACATCCTCGAACTGCGCGATCAGGGCCGTCTCGCCGGCGTTGTCGAGGGAACGGACGTCCGCGCGATCCTCGCGGGCCACCTGCACTACTCGACGAGCGCGACGTTCGCGGGGATTCCCGTCTCGGTCGCGTCGTCCACGTGCTACGGGATGAACCTCGGTCTGCCGGCGCTGGAGGTCAACGGCTTCGACGCCGGTCAGTCGTTCCACGTCGTCCGCGTCTACCCGACGACGATCACGCACGACGTCGTCCCGGTCGTGGACGCACCGACGGGGGACTACTTCACACCGGAGTGGGCCGAGCGGATGGCGCGTCTGAGCCCGCAGGAGAGACTCGAGGCCTTCTCGCGCAAGCGGCGCTGA
- a CDS encoding aspartate ammonia-lyase has product MAPDATTRTRTESDSLGSLEIPADAYWGIHTARALENFPVSKRPISVYRDLVRALAMVKQASARANRDIGVLDPMKADLIDRAAQLVIDGQYHDQFVVGVVQGGAGTSTNMNANEVITNIALELAGRQKGDYAFLSPIDDTNRSQSTNDVYPTAVKVGLSLDLKTLLDELDLLRHSFLAKAREFHDILKVGRTQLQDAVPMTLGQEFHGFATTLGEDYNRLTENAYLLYEINMGATAIGTGITASPGYSTAVLAHLRAITGLDLELATDLVESTSDTGAFMSFSASLKRNAIKLSKICNDLRLLSSGPQAGFGEINLPPRQAGSSIMPGKVNPVIPEVVNQVAFAVAGADLTVTMAVEAGQLQLNAFEPIIAHSIFQSITWMRRGMHTLRVNCIDGITANRERLGAMVGTSVGVVTALTPFIGYAAAAALAKTALLTGHNIADLVVEAGLMSREEVTKQLSPARLSGLEATTAAIPLVLPAENLVTESAD; this is encoded by the coding sequence ATGGCTCCGGACGCAACGACGCGCACCCGCACCGAATCCGATTCGCTGGGATCCCTGGAGATCCCCGCCGACGCCTACTGGGGCATCCACACCGCCCGAGCGCTGGAGAACTTCCCCGTCAGCAAGCGCCCCATCTCGGTGTACCGCGACCTGGTGCGGGCGCTGGCGATGGTCAAGCAGGCCTCCGCGCGGGCGAATCGCGACATCGGCGTCCTCGACCCGATGAAGGCCGACCTCATCGACCGCGCCGCGCAGCTGGTCATCGACGGCCAGTACCACGACCAGTTCGTCGTCGGAGTGGTCCAGGGTGGTGCCGGCACCTCGACGAACATGAACGCCAACGAGGTCATCACCAACATCGCCCTCGAGCTCGCCGGACGGCAGAAGGGCGACTACGCCTTCCTCTCGCCGATCGACGACACCAACCGCAGCCAGTCCACGAACGACGTCTATCCGACGGCGGTCAAGGTGGGCCTCAGCCTCGACCTGAAGACGCTCCTGGACGAGCTCGACCTGCTCCGCCACTCGTTCCTGGCGAAGGCGCGGGAGTTCCACGACATCCTCAAGGTCGGTCGCACACAGCTGCAGGACGCCGTGCCGATGACACTCGGGCAGGAGTTCCACGGGTTCGCTACCACCCTCGGCGAGGATTACAACCGGCTCACCGAGAACGCCTACCTCCTCTACGAGATCAACATGGGTGCGACGGCCATCGGCACGGGCATCACCGCGTCGCCCGGGTACAGCACCGCGGTGCTCGCCCACCTGCGGGCGATCACGGGTCTGGACCTGGAGCTGGCCACCGACCTCGTCGAGTCCACGAGCGATACCGGCGCCTTCATGTCGTTCTCGGCATCGCTCAAGCGCAACGCCATCAAGCTGTCGAAGATCTGCAACGACCTCCGGCTTCTCTCCTCCGGCCCGCAGGCGGGTTTCGGCGAGATCAACCTCCCCCCGCGCCAGGCGGGCTCCAGCATCATGCCGGGGAAGGTGAACCCCGTCATCCCCGAGGTGGTCAACCAGGTGGCCTTCGCCGTGGCGGGCGCCGATCTCACCGTCACGATGGCCGTCGAGGCCGGTCAGCTGCAGCTGAACGCCTTCGAGCCGATCATCGCGCACTCGATCTTCCAGTCGATCACCTGGATGCGTCGCGGAATGCACACCCTGCGCGTCAACTGCATCGACGGCATCACCGCCAATCGAGAGCGACTGGGCGCCATGGTCGGCACCTCCGTCGGCGTCGTGACGGCTCTCACGCCCTTCATCGGCTACGCCGCCGCCGCTGCGCTGGCCAAGACAGCCCTGCTGACCGGTCACAACATCGCCGACCTCGTCGTGGAGGCCGGGCTGATGTCACGCGAGGAGGTCACCAAGCAGCTCTCGCCCGCACGGCTGTCGGGACTGGAAGCGACCACCGCCGCGATCCCGCTCGTCCTGCCGGCCGAGAACCTCGTGACAGAGTCGGCGGACTGA
- a CDS encoding DUF4190 domain-containing protein, with protein sequence MTDPQNPSAVPPSAPENPPAYSAAPPPAYSSAPPPAYNAQPAPGAPVPGKTLGIVAFVLSFFAQLIALILGIVALVQSRKAGVKNGWALAAIIISAVLMVIGIIVIILVAVAVGGGLAAACAELGPGVHNLEGGGTITCN encoded by the coding sequence GTGACCGACCCGCAGAACCCGAGCGCCGTTCCGCCGAGCGCTCCGGAGAACCCGCCCGCCTACAGCGCCGCGCCGCCGCCCGCCTACAGCTCGGCGCCTCCGCCGGCATACAACGCTCAGCCCGCTCCGGGCGCGCCCGTCCCCGGCAAGACGCTGGGCATCGTCGCATTCGTGCTGTCGTTCTTCGCACAGCTGATCGCCCTGATCCTCGGCATCGTCGCTCTCGTGCAAAGCCGCAAGGCCGGGGTCAAGAACGGCTGGGCCCTGGCGGCCATCATCATCAGCGCCGTGCTGATGGTCATCGGCATCATCGTGATCATCCTCGTGGCCGTCGCCGTCGGCGGAGGCCTCGCCGCCGCCTGTGCCGAACTCGGCCCGGGCGTCCACAACCTCGAGGGTGGCGGCACCATCACCTGCAACTGA
- a CDS encoding fumarylacetoacetate hydrolase family protein has protein sequence MRFAHVTSSDHARPRLVLVPRDDEAVFVEELFAGAPATLQALIEGGDDLLSAVAEATDDAPRHPLTAFGFASAVLRPPAILAVGLNYAAHSGELGLKTDATPTVFVLWPNSLTGHEATTSWPRSLSESVDYEAELGVIIGRPAKDVPVEDALDHVWGYTVVNDITARDIQFSEAQWSRCKSFDGFTPTGPFVVTADEVPDPQDLHIWTVLDGRILQDASTGQMVRSVATLITSLSQSATLLPGTLISTGSPGGAGYSRDPQVFLRDRSTVTVGIDGIGELTTHCRILD, from the coding sequence ATGCGCTTCGCCCACGTGACCTCGTCGGACCACGCGCGGCCCCGCCTCGTGCTCGTCCCCCGCGATGACGAGGCCGTCTTCGTCGAAGAGCTCTTCGCCGGGGCGCCCGCCACACTCCAGGCACTGATCGAGGGTGGCGACGACCTGCTGTCGGCGGTCGCGGAGGCCACGGACGACGCGCCGCGGCATCCTCTCACCGCCTTCGGATTCGCCTCGGCCGTCCTCCGTCCCCCGGCCATCCTCGCCGTGGGCCTGAACTACGCCGCCCACTCGGGTGAGCTGGGGCTGAAGACGGATGCGACGCCGACGGTGTTCGTGCTGTGGCCGAACTCGCTCACCGGTCACGAGGCCACCACATCATGGCCCCGGAGCCTCAGCGAATCGGTCGACTACGAGGCCGAGCTCGGCGTGATCATCGGTCGGCCCGCGAAGGACGTGCCCGTCGAAGACGCCCTCGATCACGTGTGGGGCTACACGGTCGTCAACGACATCACCGCCCGCGACATCCAGTTCTCCGAGGCGCAGTGGTCGCGCTGCAAGTCGTTCGACGGCTTCACCCCGACCGGCCCGTTCGTCGTGACCGCCGATGAGGTGCCCGACCCTCAGGACCTCCACATCTGGACCGTGCTGGACGGTCGGATCCTGCAGGACGCGTCGACGGGGCAGATGGTGCGGTCGGTGGCGACCCTCATCACCTCGCTGTCGCAGTCGGCGACCCTGTTGCCGGGCACCCTGATCTCCACCGGCAGCCCGGGTGGTGCGGGGTATTCCCGCGACCCCCAGGTCTTCCTCCGCGACCGCTCGACGGTGACCGTCGGGATCGACGGCATCGGCGAGCTCACGACGCACTGCCGGATCCTCGATTAA
- a CDS encoding PrsW family intramembrane metalloprotease has product MTNSAGPGGGRPSLLPPAFPSVLAQPQVAYGASIPQARVSPEPVPIPTTGAALPRTGRTAPLWIAALLALILIALVGYFLNALGPAASLIGGAAALIPLVGVLFAIRLIDRWEPEPRGLMVLAVAWGAIASVGIALGVDLLLGLVFGFGSTPLGDVLSTVVQAPVVEEVAKGLGVLLIFLTARRAFDGPVDGIVYGALVGAGFAFTENIQYFGIGFIEGGVADVSQIFFLRGILSPFAHVMFTSVIGFALGLAARRSGRVRDAMGPFLMGLAGAILLHAFWNGSAVFGDFFGLYLTLQVPLFILFIVGILGLRREEARLTRERLSDYATAGWFTSQEVDMLATGAGRRAALAWAAGLRGDRTATMKGFIHDATALAAARQRSITGRDPRAAEDEHVLLARVSAARAALFAP; this is encoded by the coding sequence ATGACGAACTCGGCCGGTCCCGGGGGCGGACGCCCCTCGCTCCTTCCCCCGGCATTCCCCTCGGTCTTGGCTCAGCCGCAGGTCGCCTACGGGGCCTCGATCCCACAGGCGCGGGTCTCACCCGAACCGGTGCCGATCCCCACCACCGGCGCGGCCCTGCCCCGCACCGGGCGCACCGCGCCGCTGTGGATTGCCGCGCTGCTGGCGCTGATCCTCATCGCGCTCGTCGGCTACTTCCTCAACGCCCTCGGACCCGCGGCGTCCCTCATCGGCGGGGCCGCGGCACTGATCCCGCTCGTGGGCGTCCTGTTCGCCATCCGGCTGATCGACCGGTGGGAGCCCGAGCCCCGCGGCCTCATGGTGCTCGCGGTCGCTTGGGGCGCGATCGCATCGGTCGGGATCGCCCTGGGCGTCGACCTGCTGCTGGGCCTGGTGTTCGGGTTCGGCTCGACGCCGCTCGGCGACGTGCTGTCGACGGTGGTCCAGGCGCCGGTCGTCGAGGAGGTCGCCAAGGGCCTCGGGGTGCTCCTGATCTTCCTCACCGCCCGCCGGGCCTTCGACGGCCCTGTCGACGGCATCGTCTATGGCGCGCTCGTCGGTGCGGGATTCGCCTTCACCGAGAACATCCAGTACTTCGGCATCGGGTTCATCGAGGGGGGCGTCGCCGACGTCTCGCAGATCTTCTTCCTCCGCGGCATCCTGTCCCCGTTCGCGCACGTGATGTTCACCAGCGTCATCGGGTTCGCCCTGGGCCTCGCGGCCCGCCGGAGCGGCCGGGTGCGCGACGCGATGGGTCCCTTCCTCATGGGGCTCGCCGGCGCCATCCTGCTTCATGCGTTCTGGAACGGTTCGGCGGTCTTCGGAGACTTCTTCGGCCTCTACCTGACCCTCCAGGTGCCACTGTTCATCCTCTTCATCGTGGGAATCCTGGGGCTCCGTCGGGAGGAGGCCCGCCTCACCCGGGAACGACTGTCCGATTACGCCACGGCGGGATGGTTCACCTCCCAGGAGGTCGACATGCTCGCCACCGGTGCGGGTCGCCGCGCCGCACTGGCGTGGGCGGCGGGGCTTCGGGGCGATCGCACGGCGACGATGAAGGGCTTCATCCACGACGCCACCGCGCTCGCAGCCGCCCGTCAGCGTTCGATCACCGGGCGCGACCCACGTGCCGCCGAGGACGAGCACGTCCTCCTCGCGCGGGTCAGCGCCGCGCGCGCCGCGCTGTTCGCCCCCTGA
- a CDS encoding FKBP-type peptidyl-prolyl cis-trans isomerase, protein MTDDRTKPEIDAPAGPAPSELEIRDLIVGEGAEARPGDQVTVHYVGVEFDSGEEFDSSWNRGESIQFPLRGLIQGWQDGIPGMRVGGRRELVIPPRLAYGEGGGHFLGGKTLIFVIDLIAVG, encoded by the coding sequence ATGACGGATGACCGCACCAAGCCCGAGATCGACGCCCCCGCCGGACCCGCCCCCAGTGAGCTGGAGATCCGCGATCTGATCGTGGGGGAGGGCGCGGAGGCCCGCCCCGGCGACCAGGTGACCGTCCACTACGTCGGTGTCGAGTTCGACTCCGGTGAGGAATTCGACTCGTCGTGGAACCGGGGCGAGAGCATCCAGTTCCCGCTTCGCGGTCTCATCCAGGGGTGGCAGGACGGCATCCCCGGCATGCGGGTCGGCGGACGGCGCGAGCTCGTCATCCCCCCGCGACTGGCCTACGGCGAGGGTGGCGGACACTTCCTGGGCGGGAAGACCCTCATCTTCGTGATCGATCTCATCGCCGTCGGCTGA
- a CDS encoding DMT family transporter, translated as MTTDELATESAKISRLPGMIVLQFTLAGVVWGSSFLFMKVALEGVGPGQVAWARLVLGALALGVLVAVRRERLPRSLRIWGHMTVLALTFCVIPFLLFSWAQQHVTSGLASIYNATTPIMTAIMAGLLLRVERLNREQVTGIAVGIVGVVVIIGPWQGLDLSQSVVAQLAILGATACYGFSLAYMRRFVAHTGMSALTFSFLNIGIAAVIMIVLTPAIAWAPVQLTPAIVLSLILLGAFGTGLAYIWNQNVVRAWGPTRASTVTYITPVIGVALGILILGERLSWNEPVGALVVFAGILLAQGRVRLVGARNRLSRRR; from the coding sequence ATGACCACCGATGAGCTCGCGACCGAGTCCGCGAAGATCTCGCGACTGCCGGGGATGATCGTGCTGCAGTTCACTCTCGCCGGGGTCGTGTGGGGTTCGAGCTTCCTCTTCATGAAAGTCGCCCTCGAAGGCGTCGGGCCGGGTCAGGTCGCGTGGGCACGCCTGGTCCTCGGCGCGCTCGCGCTCGGAGTCCTCGTCGCGGTCCGACGCGAGCGGCTGCCTCGTTCGCTCCGGATCTGGGGACACATGACGGTCCTGGCGCTGACGTTCTGCGTCATCCCGTTCCTGCTGTTCTCGTGGGCGCAGCAGCACGTCACGTCGGGGCTCGCCAGCATCTACAACGCCACGACACCCATCATGACGGCGATCATGGCGGGACTCCTCCTGCGCGTCGAGCGACTCAACCGCGAGCAGGTCACCGGGATCGCGGTGGGCATCGTGGGCGTGGTCGTCATCATCGGACCCTGGCAGGGCCTGGATCTCTCGCAGAGCGTCGTGGCGCAGCTGGCGATCCTCGGGGCGACCGCGTGCTACGGATTCAGCCTCGCCTACATGCGGCGATTCGTCGCCCACACCGGGATGTCGGCGCTGACGTTCTCGTTCCTCAACATCGGCATCGCCGCGGTGATCATGATCGTGCTGACACCGGCGATCGCGTGGGCTCCGGTGCAGCTGACGCCGGCGATCGTGCTGAGTCTGATCCTCCTCGGCGCCTTCGGGACGGGCCTGGCGTACATCTGGAACCAGAACGTCGTCCGGGCCTGGGGCCCGACGCGCGCGTCGACGGTGACCTACATCACCCCCGTCATCGGCGTCGCCCTCGGCATCCTCATCCTCGGGGAGCGTCTGAGCTGGAACGAGCCGGTAGGCGCGCTCGTCGTGTTCGCGGGCATCCTCCTCGCGCAGGGCCGCGTGCGCCTGGTCGGCGCGCGGAACCGGCTCAGCCGACGGCGATGA
- the rpsO gene encoding 30S ribosomal protein S15: MALEADVKKAIIEEYATHPGDTGSPEVQVAMLTQRIKDLTEHLKEHKHDHHSRRGLFLLVGQRRRLLGYLQDIDIARYRSLIERLGLRR; the protein is encoded by the coding sequence ATGGCACTCGAAGCAGACGTCAAGAAGGCGATCATCGAAGAGTACGCGACGCACCCCGGTGACACCGGATCCCCCGAGGTGCAGGTCGCGATGCTGACGCAGCGCATCAAGGACCTCACCGAGCACCTCAAGGAGCACAAGCACGACCACCACTCGCGTCGTGGGCTGTTCCTGCTCGTCGGTCAGCGCCGCCGTCTGCTCGGCTACCTCCAGGACATCGACATCGCGCGCTACCGCTCGCTGATCGAGCGCCTGGGGCTGCGCCGCTAA
- a CDS encoding asparaginase, translating to MTTLASPAASRWRRVLALAVAGVLAASGAVIATAAPTPARAVTAGDKPKVVVVATGGTIAGRADGRDTYTDYRAGTYPMADLLGVIQPEVSAFADVEVVQFGNSGSGGYTIPQYRELSLTVQGALADADAVVVTTGTDTMEEFAYWLDLTVQNKKPVVITGAMRPWAAGATASESMVLGADGPANLLQAIRLAASQATFCFGTVLMLNDEIHAARDVTKGNSTRNDTFVTRMSGVLGWIDGSSVIVNRAPARVLDCASEEWFTPFDLETVSAADLPRVEIFYNYQQAGGEAISAFAAAGVKGIVTAGTGAGGIASAAGQARTAAVNNQGVWFVSTTRTGSGTVDSGTGNIIPGGDLLPQKARLLLLLSRTFTEDVSVAREWFATLGAPSFDSSALAASVDPTPGGAEPEPTEEPTPEPTGEPTGEPTGEPSDEPSEEPTAEPTPDATETPAAGAVAGAGGGDGLANTGLAGIGGLSLAALLLIAVGAITYLRRRRRLAEHMLTH from the coding sequence TTGACCACCCTCGCCTCCCCCGCAGCATCCCGCTGGCGGCGCGTCCTCGCGCTCGCCGTCGCAGGCGTGCTCGCCGCCTCCGGAGCGGTCATCGCGACCGCCGCACCCACCCCCGCCCGCGCCGTGACGGCCGGCGACAAGCCCAAGGTCGTCGTCGTGGCGACCGGGGGAACGATCGCAGGTCGTGCCGATGGCCGCGACACCTACACCGACTACCGGGCCGGCACGTATCCGATGGCCGACCTCCTCGGCGTCATCCAGCCGGAAGTCTCGGCATTCGCCGACGTGGAGGTCGTGCAGTTCGGCAACTCCGGGTCCGGCGGCTACACCATCCCGCAGTACCGCGAGCTGAGCCTGACGGTGCAGGGCGCGCTCGCCGACGCCGACGCGGTGGTCGTCACCACGGGAACGGACACGATGGAGGAGTTCGCGTACTGGCTCGATCTGACGGTGCAGAACAAGAAGCCCGTCGTGATCACCGGTGCGATGCGGCCGTGGGCCGCCGGCGCGACGGCGAGTGAGTCGATGGTGCTCGGGGCCGACGGTCCGGCCAACCTCCTCCAGGCGATCCGACTCGCCGCCAGCCAGGCCACGTTCTGCTTCGGCACCGTCCTGATGCTCAACGACGAGATCCACGCCGCCCGGGACGTCACCAAGGGCAACTCCACTCGCAACGACACCTTCGTCACGCGGATGTCCGGTGTTCTGGGGTGGATCGACGGATCGTCCGTGATCGTCAACCGGGCCCCCGCCCGGGTGCTGGACTGCGCCAGCGAGGAGTGGTTCACCCCGTTCGACCTCGAGACCGTCTCAGCGGCGGACCTTCCCCGTGTCGAGATCTTCTACAACTATCAGCAGGCCGGTGGAGAGGCGATCAGCGCCTTCGCGGCGGCGGGCGTGAAGGGCATCGTCACCGCGGGGACCGGGGCGGGCGGCATCGCGTCGGCCGCAGGGCAGGCCCGCACCGCGGCGGTCAACAACCAGGGAGTCTGGTTCGTCAGCACCACGCGCACCGGCAGCGGCACCGTGGACAGCGGTACGGGCAACATCATCCCCGGGGGCGATCTGCTGCCGCAGAAGGCACGTCTGCTTCTGCTGCTCAGCCGGACGTTCACCGAGGACGTCTCCGTCGCCCGCGAATGGTTCGCGACCCTCGGCGCGCCCTCGTTCGACTCCTCGGCCCTGGCCGCGTCGGTCGATCCGACCCCCGGCGGCGCCGAGCCCGAGCCGACCGAGGAGCCCACGCCCGAGCCGACCGGTGAGCCGACGGGTGAGCCCACCGGTGAACCGTCGGATGAGCCGAGTGAAGAGCCCACGGCGGAGCCGACACCGGATGCCACCGAGACGCCCGCAGCGGGCGCCGTCGCCGGCGCCGGAGGCGGCGACGGCCTGGCCAACACGGGCCTTGCGGGGATCGGTGGTCTCTCCCTCGCAGCCCTCCTGCTCATCGCGGTCGGCGCGATCACCTACCTGCGGCGTCGCCGCCGGCTGGCGGAGCACATGCTGACCCACTGA
- a CDS encoding isopenicillin N synthase family dioxygenase: protein MTDLSLPILDLSRLDAGPDEAAAFRDELREATHRVGFFYLTGTGVGPELEDRLHTAARAFFDLPEADKLAIENLNSPHFRGYTRIGGERTQGKVDWREQIDIGPEREPVTDPDAAAFHRLTGPNLWPAAQPELREVVTEWHDKLTEISRVLLQQWALALGAEADHFERHFGEPASLIKIVRYPGTTEPEPQQGVGAHKDSGVLTLLWVEPGKGGLQVEREGEWVDAPAVPGAFVVNIGEMMEYATQGYLVATNHRVISPRFPDDRISVPFFFNPALDAALPLVELPAELAAQAKGVTEDPSNPIHSLFGENALKSRLRAHPDVAERWHADLLEARSSS from the coding sequence ATGACCGACCTGTCGCTGCCGATCCTCGACCTCTCCCGTCTCGACGCCGGACCCGACGAAGCCGCCGCCTTCCGCGACGAGCTCCGCGAGGCCACTCACCGCGTCGGCTTCTTCTACCTCACCGGCACAGGGGTCGGTCCTGAGCTCGAGGACCGTCTGCACACCGCGGCGCGGGCGTTCTTCGATCTGCCCGAGGCCGACAAGCTGGCGATCGAGAATCTCAACAGCCCGCACTTCCGCGGCTACACCCGCATCGGCGGCGAGCGCACGCAGGGCAAGGTCGACTGGCGTGAGCAGATCGACATCGGACCCGAGCGGGAACCCGTCACCGATCCGGATGCGGCGGCCTTCCACCGGCTGACGGGACCCAACCTCTGGCCGGCGGCGCAGCCGGAGCTGCGCGAGGTCGTCACCGAGTGGCACGACAAGCTCACCGAGATCTCCCGCGTGCTGCTCCAGCAGTGGGCACTGGCTCTCGGCGCCGAGGCCGACCACTTCGAACGGCACTTCGGCGAACCGGCGAGCCTGATCAAGATCGTGCGTTACCCCGGCACCACCGAGCCGGAGCCGCAGCAGGGCGTGGGCGCGCATAAGGACTCCGGCGTGCTGACGCTGCTGTGGGTCGAGCCCGGCAAGGGCGGCCTGCAGGTGGAGCGCGAGGGCGAATGGGTGGACGCTCCGGCTGTGCCGGGGGCCTTCGTGGTGAACATCGGCGAGATGATGGAGTACGCCACGCAGGGCTACCTCGTCGCCACCAATCACCGGGTGATCTCGCCGCGCTTCCCCGACGACCGCATCTCGGTGCCCTTCTTCTTCAACCCCGCCCTGGACGCCGCGCTGCCGCTCGTCGAGCTGCCCGCGGAACTGGCCGCTCAGGCCAAGGGCGTCACCGAAGACCCCTCGAACCCGATCCACTCGCTGTTCGGCGAGAACGCGCTGAAGTCGCGGCTGCGGGCGCATCCCGATGTCGCCGAGCGGTGGCACGCCGACCTGCTCGAAGCCCGCTCCTCCTCCTGA